A single Fusarium oxysporum Fo47 chromosome IV, complete sequence DNA region contains:
- a CDS encoding P-loop containing nucleoside triphosphate hydrolase protein — protein sequence MADDGMLLNFDLGSGPIKPQVKFKGGRWRDRKQAEKSARLASGKTTQPKPSGDGFDEGRSSKRQRTDDGGGDHSFDYKSFNRHGSRPRFTDNDGHEGSGQPRNQHSDRKSRQVISRLFSFNPAQTTEGEEKQEEWTAPEATNAPLSDVANFGTLTISARLVDELGKMNLERPTAIQNKVIPHMLTSSSDAFVQAETGSGKTLAYLLPILHRVLLLSEKGKAQIHRDSGAFAIIVAPTRELAKQVHTVLEKLIRPFPWLVSTAITGGESKKAEKARIRKGVNFLVATPGRLADHIDNTKALSLSTVRWLILDEGDRLMDLGFEDDLKKVITAIKAVDVSDKLPDGTPLTALPERRVTVLCSATMKMNVQKLGEMSLADATFLAAKKEEVELDVEKTEMKAPAQLHQYYSVVPAKLRLVTLISYLKATFSRRGKTMKAIIFISCADSVDFHYELLRDPNNNEAPVAGSKDAESVSKTVAKAAYITSPASPEVVLHRMHGSLSQPIRTATLRSFSACKSPSLLITTDVSSRGLDIPSVDLVIEYDPAFSFADHIHRVGRTARAGRPGDALLFLLPGTEEGYIELLKASTPPTPQSYDSILQKGMMTKLEFPVETSAKPEDGQSFHDKAEALQLHIEQRLLIDTKRLELARNGFKSHIRAYATHTKEERKHFDISELHLGHTAKSYGLREAPGGIGAGVERKTKKRTNKGVEKNTEQAAGDERQNQNIIRKKSMMLMNSAADEFNIG from the coding sequence ATGGCTGACGATGGAATGCTTCTGAATTTTGACCTGGGTTCAGGTCCAATTAAGCCCCAGGTCAAGTTTAAGGGCGGTCGATGGCGTGACAGGAAGCAGGCAGAGAAGTCGGCAAGGTTAGCTTCTGGGAAGACAACGCAACCCAAGCCTTCCGGAGATGGATTCGATGAGGGCAGGTCGTCAAAACGCCAAAGAAcagatgatggaggaggagatcaTTCATTCGATTACAAATCATTCAACAGACATGGTTCGCGACCAAGGTTCACTGACAACGATGGCCACGAAGGTTCAGGCCAACCTCGCAACCAGCACTCAGATCGCAAATCTAGACAAGTCATCTCACGACTCTTTTCATTCAACCCCGCACAGACGAcagagggagaggagaagcaagaagaatGGACAGCTCCCGAAGCGACCAATGCGCCTCTATCAGATGTTGCGAACTTTGGTACATTGACGATATCTGCCCgacttgttgatgagcttggcaagATGAACCTGGAGCGACCCACGGCTATTCAGAACAAGGTGATTCCGCACATGTTAACGAGTAGCTCCGATGCCTTTGTGCAAGCCGAAACTGGTTCTGGAAAGACTTTGGCATACCTGTTACCTATTTTACATCGTGTTCTACTTCTCAGCGAAAAGGGGAAGGCTCAGATTCATCGAGATTCTGGTGCTTTTGCCATTATCGTTGCGCCTACTCGCGAACTTGCAAAACAGGTTCACACAGTTCTGGAGAAGCTCATCCGACCGTTCCCATGGCTCGTCTCAACAGCAATTACCGGAGGAGAATCTAAGAAGGCGGAAAAGGCTCGCATACGAAAGGGTGTCAACTTTTTGGTCGCTACTCCTGGACGACTTGCTGATCATATCGACAATACAAAGGCGCTTAGCCTCAGCACGGTTCGATGGTTGATTCTCGATGAAGGTGATCGACTTATGGATTTGGGTTTCGAGGATGACTTGAAGAAGGTTATCACGGCTATCAAGGCAGTTGACGTATCCGACAAACTACCCGATGGAACACCGCTCACGGCCCTACCCGAACGAAGAGTTACAGTGCTGTGCTCAGCGACAATGAAGATGAACGTACAAAAGCTGGGAGAGATGAGTTTGGCGGATGCGACATTCCTGGCAgcaaagaaggaggaggtggagCTGGATGTGGAAAAGACGGAAATGAAGGCGCCCGCACAGCTTCACCAGTACTACTCTGTTGTCCCGGCCAAGCTACGACTCGTCACTCTCATCTCGTACCTCAAGGCAACATTCTCTCGGCGTGGGAAGACCATGAAGGCCATTATCTTCATATCATGTGCCGACTCTGTCGACTTCCACTACGAACTGTTGCGAGACCCCAACAATAATGAGGCACCTGTTGCAGGCTCCAAGGATGCAGAGTCGGTTTCGAAGACAGTGGCAAAAGCAGCATACATCACTTCACCAGCAAGTCCCGAGGTTGTTCTGCACAGGATGCACGGATCTTTGTCGCAGCCCATTCGTACAGCTACATTGCGATCGTTCTCAGCTTGCAagtctccatctcttctgaTCACCACCGATGTTTCCTCGCGTGGTCTTGATATTCCGTCGGTCGATCTGGTCATCGAGTACGACCCTGCGTTCAGTTTCGCCGATCATATCCATCGTGTTGGTCGCACTGCTCGTGCTGGTCGACCCGGTGATGCTTTATTATTCCTGCTCCCCGGAACCGAAGAAGGATACATCGAACTCCTAAAAGcgtcaacaccaccaacaccgcAATCCTACGACTCTATTCTCCAGAAGGGAATGATGACGAAACTCGAATTCCCGGTCGAGACGTCTGCGAAACCGGAGGATGGACAGTCTTTCCACGACAAGGCGGAGGCCCTTCAGCTGCACATCGAGCAACGTCTCCTGATAGACACCAAGCGACTAGAGCTTGCTCGAAACGGCTTCAAGTCCCACATTAGGGCATATGCTACGCATACcaaggaggagagaaagcACTTCGACATTTCAGAATTACACTTGGGACACACGGCAAAGAGCTACGGCCTGAGAGAGGCACCTGGCGGCATCGGCGCAGGTG